A segment of the Sporichthyaceae bacterium genome:
CCGGGGTCTCCGGCAACTTGGTGGTCAGGGCCATCGCTCAGACCGCCGTCTCGAAGCCGGCGGTCCAGGTGCGCAGGTGCACCGACAGCGACGTCCACGCGCCGGTGAGCAGCAGCACGCCGAGGATGCACAGCATCACCCCGCCGGTGCGCATCACGAACCGGTTGTGCTCGCGGACCCAGCTCAGCGCCCCCAGCGCCCGCCGCAACCCGACCGCGACCGCCACGAACGGCAGCCCTAGCCCCAGGCTGTAGACGAAGGTCAGCAGCGCCCCCCGGCCGGCGCTGGCGCTGTCGAACGCCAGCGCCTGCACGGCACCCAGTGTCGGCCCGATGCACGGGGACCAGCCGACCCCGAACAGCACGCCGAGAACCGGCGCGGCCAGCAGACCGGCCGACGGTGCCCGGTGCAGCCAGCGGAACTCGCGCTGGGTCTGCGGGAGCAGCCCGAGGAAGCTCAGCCCGAGCCCGATCGTGAGGACCCCGAGCACCCGGTTGACCGCGTCGGTGTGCTCGACCAGGTCGGACCCGACGTAGCCGAACGCCGCCCCGTAGGACACGAAAACCGTGGCGAACCCGAGCACGAACAGGCTGGTGCCGAGCAGCACGCGGCCCCGACGTTGGTTGGCCAGGTCGGCGCCGGCCAGGCCGGTGACGTAGGACAGGTAGCCGGGGACCAGTGGCAGCACGCACGGGGACAGGAACGACAGCAGGCCCGCGAGCAGGGCGACCGGCATGGCGATCAACAGCGACCCGGAGGTCACCTGATGGGAGAACGTGCTGTCGGCGCGGAGCATCAGGCGCCTGCGGGTCCGATCTTGCTGGGGACCAGATCGGCGGCCGGCTCCGTGTACGAGATCGAGCGGATCTTCTCGCCCTCGTAGCGGATCGTGGTGATGCTGGCCAGCGAGCACTGCCGGCGGCGCGGGTCGTGCCAGAGCCGCCGGTCCTCGACGCGCAGCCGCATGATCCAGATCGGCAGTTGGTGGCTGACGCAGACGGCCTCGTGACCGGCCGCCTGCTTGCGGGCCGCGGCTGCCGCGGCGAGCATCCGGTGCGCCAGGTCCCGGTACGGCTCGCCCCAGGACGGACGGAACGGGTTCCACAGGTAGGGCCAGTGCCGGGGTTGCCGCAGCGATCCGTCGCCGACCCCGAAGCTCAACCCTTCGAAGTGGTTGGCCGCCTCGATCAGCCGCGGGTCGGTGTCGATCTCGAGGTCGAAGGCCGCCGCGATCGGCGCCGCGGTCTGGAGGGCACGCTCCAACGGCGAGGCGATCACCGCGGTGACATCGCGCCCGGCCAGGGATTCCGCGACCCGCTCGGCCATCTTCGTGCCGAGTTCGGACAGGTGGTAGCCGGGGATCCGGCCGTAGAGCACCTTCTCCGGGTTGAACACCTCGCCGTGCCGGACGACGTGCACCAGGGTCGTGGTCATTCGGCTACCTCCGCAGCGGCGCGGGCGGCGTGCGGCAGCGCGTCGAGCACGCGGCCGATCGCGGTGTCGTCGTGGGCGGCGGACAGGAACCAGGCCTCGAACGCCGACGGCGGCAGGTACACGCCGCGGGCGAGCATCTCGTGGAAGAACGCCCCGAAGCGGTCCGTGCGCTGGGTCTTCGCGCCCGCATAGTCGTGCACCGGATCGGCGGTGAAGAAGATCGAGAACATCGTCCCGGCGAACTGCACGTGATGCTCGACGCCGACCGCGGACAACGCCTCGGAGGCGGCAACCGCGATCACCTCCCCGGCCTTGGCCAGGTGGTCGTACACCTCGGGGGTAGCACCGCGCAGGGTGGCCAGGCCCGCCGCCATCGCGACGGGGTTCCCGGACAGGGTCCCGGCCTGGTACACGGGGCCTTCCGGGGCCAGCGCGGACATCACGTCGGCGCGGCCGCCGAAGGCCGCGGCCGGGAAGCCGCCGCCCATGACCTTGCCGAACGTGATCAGGTCCGGGGCGACGCCCTCAATGCCGAACCAGCCGGCCGGGCCGGCCCGGAAGCCGGTCATGACCTCGTCGGAGATGAACAGGGCGCCGTTCTCGCGGCACAGCCGGGCCAGCCCGAGCGTGAAGCCTGGGTCCGGCGGGACCACCCCCATGTTCCCGGGCGCGGCCTCGCTGATCACCGCGGCGATCCGGTCGGGATGGGCGGCGAACGCGGCGGCGACGGCGTCGAGGTCGTTGTAACGCACCACGACCGTGTCGGCCACGGCGGCACCGGTGATCCCGGCGCCCTCGGGCAACGCGAACGTCGCCACCCCGGAACCGGCCGCGGCCAGCAGCGAGTCGACGTGGCCGTGGTAGCAGCCGGCGAACTTGATCAGCCCCGGCCGGCCGGTTACCCCGCGGGCCAGGCGCACCGCGGACATCGTGGCCTCGGTGCCGGAGGAGACGAATCGCAGCCGTTCGACAACCGGGACACGGGCGATGATCGCCTCGGCCAGTTCGACCTCACCGGGTGTCGGGGCTCCGAAGGACGTCCCGGACGCAACGGCCGCCTGCACCGCGGCGACCACCCGCGGGTCGGCGTGGCCCAGGATCAGCGGGCCCCAGGAGCAGACGAGGTCGACGTAGGTGTTGCCGTCCACGTCGACCAGATACGGGCCGTTACCCGAGGCGAAGAACCGTGGTGTGCCCCCGACCGCGCGGAAGGCCCGCACCGGCGAATTCACCCCACCCGGGGTGACCGCCTGGGCACGTTCGAACAGCGACTCGGAACGGTCAGTGGAACTCACCCGGCAATGGTCTCAAACCACCAGGAGTGGTCCGCACCACCGCGGCCCGCGAGGACCTCAGTACAGCGCGGCCAGCGCCGCCGAGGCGGTCGCCCGGAACTGCTCGACCGGGGCGTCGGCGCGGTCGCCGACCAGCACGAGGTGCAGCACCATCACGCTGTTGCCGCGCTTTCCGACCGCGAACAGGTTGGTCGCGTGGTCGAAGCCGGCGGGCGGGACGGTGAAGACGCCGTAGACGGTCGGGTCGGTCGCCGTGCCGCCGGAGGCGTAGCGGGCCCAACTGGCGCTGCGCTTGCCGCCCCGGTACGCAGGGATGTCCATGTTCAGCCACTGCTGGTAGCAGGCCTGGATCTTGGCCTGCAGCTTGGTGACCAGGGCGTCGGCCGACGCGGTGTCGGACAGGACACTGACCAACTCCTCGGCGGCGACCTTCGACTTGCCGAAGTACGCGCGGTTGCCGGTGTCGGAGGAGTCGAAGACACCGTCGAGGCAGAAGGGGGCCTTGGCGGGCGTGCCGCTGTTGACCGGGCCCTCCGTCCAGGAGCCGAAGCGCGCGCCTTGCGGCATCGCCGCCGCGGCCACGTAGTTGGGTCCGTTGGGAGCCGCGACCGCCGCCGCCGTCGAGTGGTTGGCCTCGGAGGCCGACGACGGGACACCGAGCCCCGTGATCACCCCCGCGATCGCCGTACCGGCAGCCAGAAAGCCCACCCCAATTGTCCGGCCGCGACCGGGCACGCGCTGCGTCGTCAAGCCAGGCACCTCCTCGTGCGAGTTCTTGCTCGGCGCGATCGGCCCGGTCCGCGTACCCCGGGTGTGGACGGGCACGGCAAGCCGGCCGAACGCGGCCTCACGGCTTGGACGCCGCTGCGGTCGATTTGGTTGCGTTGGGGACAAACAATGACCCATTCGGCCGCAGTGCACATTTTCGGCCTCCCGAACGTGAATCGACTCCGCCC
Coding sequences within it:
- a CDS encoding cytochrome c biogenesis protein CcdA yields the protein MLRADSTFSHQVTSGSLLIAMPVALLAGLLSFLSPCVLPLVPGYLSYVTGLAGADLANQRRGRVLLGTSLFVLGFATVFVSYGAAFGYVGSDLVEHTDAVNRVLGVLTIGLGLSFLGLLPQTQREFRWLHRAPSAGLLAAPVLGVLFGVGWSPCIGPTLGAVQALAFDSASAGRGALLTFVYSLGLGLPFVAVAVGLRRALGALSWVREHNRFVMRTGGVMLCILGVLLLTGAWTSLSVHLRTWTAGFETAV
- a CDS encoding histidine phosphatase family protein translates to MTTTLVHVVRHGEVFNPEKVLYGRIPGYHLSELGTKMAERVAESLAGRDVTAVIASPLERALQTAAPIAAAFDLEIDTDPRLIEAANHFEGLSFGVGDGSLRQPRHWPYLWNPFRPSWGEPYRDLAHRMLAAAAAARKQAAGHEAVCVSHQLPIWIMRLRVEDRRLWHDPRRRQCSLASITTIRYEGEKIRSISYTEPAADLVPSKIGPAGA
- the hemL gene encoding glutamate-1-semialdehyde 2,1-aminomutase; its protein translation is MSSTDRSESLFERAQAVTPGGVNSPVRAFRAVGGTPRFFASGNGPYLVDVDGNTYVDLVCSWGPLILGHADPRVVAAVQAAVASGTSFGAPTPGEVELAEAIIARVPVVERLRFVSSGTEATMSAVRLARGVTGRPGLIKFAGCYHGHVDSLLAAAGSGVATFALPEGAGITGAAVADTVVVRYNDLDAVAAAFAAHPDRIAAVISEAAPGNMGVVPPDPGFTLGLARLCRENGALFISDEVMTGFRAGPAGWFGIEGVAPDLITFGKVMGGGFPAAAFGGRADVMSALAPEGPVYQAGTLSGNPVAMAAGLATLRGATPEVYDHLAKAGEVIAVAASEALSAVGVEHHVQFAGTMFSIFFTADPVHDYAGAKTQRTDRFGAFFHEMLARGVYLPPSAFEAWFLSAAHDDTAIGRVLDALPHAARAAAEVAE